The following are encoded in a window of Thunnus albacares chromosome 17, fThuAlb1.1, whole genome shotgun sequence genomic DNA:
- the LOC122966301 gene encoding trinucleotide repeat-containing gene 6C protein-like isoform X1 yields the protein MEDKKKKKQEEKKKKEAAQKKATEQITKVPDSAKLDPAPPHPPVNPSVILSVPPSSGNGKRAPCGGQPQTAQQPQTLLQQRYPPREVPPRFRQQEHKQLLKRGQPLPSGTLPLITTGRPATTEPAAAVAIHSSPSCSSSSTASLPTELPPQSGQGAQYDNPLWGHLPANRSATSAATSTNISVWDQLIIDQKDTEAWPSITLSQSQAPPGGCPLDTDPGHLTSSSSSSSSSSSSSSSCSSSSSTASMATGANSQTGHFPANHLGSKVNSGPSPANHTGTSMHSSQVAVNRSWGSGPGPSHCPPQSSVGSEGKSDSPVGGGSRGWGSSSSSSTTNFNLNLNPNANPSAWPMLGHDGGGTGGGSSGGANTISPPQPTPNLCNPSGPPPAQTSTCTGANTNSNSSGIGSAWGSIMASDTSEPHPSPSTNVSFSSEPQNLKTDGPNHTNKQEPPSPIHNLPGWGGASVGLGSMGQHPPGAPQVNGEDGSSVWGNSGESKAPSSKEAPGWDSGWGHGGGGAGNSGGWGDKSSGDWGKKHTEEAQGGWDGPISPPQDSQASPWGRAVSTAGASEGSSDSMEGHSQFRDRSSRDNPAPPLPAQDLDPRVLCNTGWGQTPVRQHTSWDMDDTKRKNDVGAESWGSGPTTPSDAQGPTNTNMGPSQRTDSGSKNDVPASQGASRWGGSIAATNQPSSGWGEPPNNIKPPGGPGGWGNPPKGGPTTSIPKNSGQSWGEEKSKGWDDSHIKATSQGWGEQPKASHSWGNSGGSNKAGDWGEPEESKKSPTNPGWEGESGGWKENPRSWGMPASGPGISGAGGNGGWGEPVCQHPSGPSQSWGGKPQDGPSGSSGGGIGSWSGSGSVKQGGGWSGSKQETSAEPTGWEEPSPPSIRRKMEIDDGTSAWGDPGTYSKAVNLWDRNNPGMSQAKSTTGGNNPPGPSNNHPHSHNHPYHGPPAPLQNHTQNSQNPGPTSGPMEPVVQHQSGPSHNRGPLIAQGWGELPGSHTKSESSWGEPAPSAVSVDNGTSAWGKPTGSCGGWGDSNPDSYGRGNPTMPSASCKPAPKPMQDGWGGGGEELSLSGGQWDAEEGDMWNNTASQESNSSCNSWGNASKKGPQKGKVPGKQEDTWIMNRLIKQLTDMGFPRDPAEEALKSNNMNLDQAMSALLEKKTELDKRGMGIAGHDYNNGLINKPMSCPRPPLLSKDPSADPRLPFMDKQMQSGMFGGGGAAQARAMQQPQPPPQPPVPPLSSSQPSLRAQVPQFLSPQVQAQLLQFAAKNIGLNPALLTSPINPQQMTLLNQLYQLQLAYQRLQIQQQMLQAQRNVSGPIRQQEQQVARTINNMQQQIQQHQRQLAQALLMKQQQPPPSHSGLHPGGVKSTLDSFPGHPQAPGLPDLQTKEPQSSNTYSPYSLSGLNPNMNVNCMDVGSLSMKDPPQPQSRLSQWTHPNSIESLSGTSSPLEPNLSKHGANLGPPGKPPQLEDSYSPYNLMSSSESPTSPLVPPDSWGQGKSSSDKMANGTNINWPPEFCPGVPWKGLQNIDPETDPNVTPGSVPSGPTINTNIQDVNRYLLRDRSGGSSPTSSQNEALPPSTDWPVSAYTSSFSLSSPETDDAGKLSEMKSTWSPGPISHSQASLSHELWKVPQGPRSSTTAPSRPPPGLTNTKPSSTWGGNSLGLAQGWSSSYTTAGTTWSTDSSTRTSSWLVLRNLTPQIDGSTLRTLCMQHGPLITFHLNLTQGNAVVRYSSKDEAAKAQKSLHMCVLGNTTILAEFAGEEEVNRFFAQGQSLGGTTSWQANPGTNQTRMGGTGSGASHPIGHSPHWNNNNGSSSSSSSGGLGAGGAKTGGELLWGGVQQYSSLWGPPSGEEGRVMGSPTPINTLLPGDLLSGESM from the exons AACTGCCCCCACAGAGTGGCCAGGGAGCCCAGTATGATAATCCCCTTTGGGGACACCTGCCAGCCAACAGGAGTGCCACAAGTGCTGCAACTTCCACCAATATCAGTGTCTGGGATCAACTGATCATTGACCAGAAGGACACAGAGGCTTGGCCTTCTATTACTCTTAGCCAGAGCCAGGCCCCTCCAGGAGGATGCCCTTTGGACACTGACCCGGGTCAcctgaccagcagcagcagcagcagcagcagcagcagcagcagcagtagtagttgtagtagtagtagtagtacagCGAGTATGGCCACAGGGGCCAATAGCCAGACAGGCCACTTTCCTGCCAACCATCTGGGAAGCAAGGTCAACAGTGGGCCCAGCCCTGCCAATCATACTGGAACCAGTATGCACTCTAGCCAGGTTGCAGTCAATCGCAGCTGGGGCTCTGGGCCTGGGCCCTCCCACTGCCCCCCTCAGTCCTCAGTGGGGAGTGAAGGGAAGAGTGACAGCCCAGTGGGAGGAGGCAGCAGAGGGTGGGGctcttcttcatcatcctccaCCACCAACTTTAACTTGAACTTGAACCCTAATGCCAACCCATCTGCCTGGCCCATGTTGGGGCATGATGGGGGTGGCACAGGGGGAGGCAGCTCAGGGGGAGCCAACACCATTTCACCTCCTCAACCTACACCCAACCTCTGTAACCCCTCTGGCCCCCCACCAGCCCAGACCAGCACCTGTACCGGAGCCAACACTAACAGCAACTCCTCGGGGATTGGCAGCGCCTGGGGTAGCATAATGGCCTCTGACACCTCAGAGCCACACCCCTCCCCGTCCACGAATGTGTCTTTCAGTTCAGAACCTCAGAACCTTAAAACTGATGGACCAAATCACACTAATAAGCAGGAACCCCCCAGCCCCATCCACAACTTGCCTGGCTGGGGTGGTGCATCTGTAGGCTTGGGCTCCATGGGCCAGCACCCACCAGGGGCCCCACAAGTCAATGGAGAAGATGGTAGCTCAGTATGGGGTAACAGTGGCGAATCAAAGGCACCTTCATCTAAGGAGGCACCTGGCTGGGACTCTGGCTGGGGCCAtggaggaggtggagcaggAAACTCTGGAGGCTGGGGTGACAAGTCCAGTGGAGACTGGGGGAAGAAGCACACTGAAGAGGCCCAGGGAGGCTGGGATGGCCCCATCTCTCCTCCCCAGGATTCACAGGCTAGTCCTTGGGGCAGAGCAGTGAGCACAGCTGGTGCCAGTGAAGGGAGCAGTGACAGCATGGAAGGACATTCCCAGTTCAGAGACCGCTCGTCCAGAGATAATCCAGCTCCGCCTCTGCCTGCCCAGGATCTGGACCCAAGGGTGCTGTGTAACACTGGCTGGGGACAGACCCCTGTTCGCCAGCACACCTCCTGGGACATGGACGATACTAAACGCAAGAATGATGTAGGTGCTGAATCATGGGGCTCTGGCCCAACCACTCCAAGCGATGCCCAGGGGCCCACCAACACTAACATGGGCCCCTCTCAGAGGACCGATTCTGGGAGCAAAAATGATGTGCCTGCTTCTCAGGGAGCTTCACGTTGGGGAGGGAGCATAGCTGCTACCAACCAGCCCAGCTCTGGTTGGGGTGAGCCACCCAACAACATTAAGCCCCCAGGTGGCCCTGGTGGCTGGGGGAATCCACCAAAAGGAGGCCCCACCACCAGTATACCCAAGAATAGTGGTCAGTCCTGGGGAGAAGAGAAGTCAAAAGGGTGGGATGATTCTCACATCAAGGCAACATCCCAGGGTTGGGGAGAGCAACCCAAAGCATCCCACAGCTGGGGCAATAGTGGAGGGAGCAATAAAGCAGGGGACTGGGGAGAACCAGAAGAGAGCAAAAAAAGTCCTACCAACCCTGGCTGGGAGGGAGAATCGGGAGGCTGGAAGGAAAACCCACGAAGCTGGGGAATGCCTGCTTCAGGACCTGGAATATCTGGAGCTGGAGGAAATGGGGGCTGGGGAGAGCCAGTTTGCCAGCATCCCAGTGGCCCTTCCCAAAGTTGGGGGGGCAAGCCTCAGGACGGGCCCAGTGGTAGCAGTGGAGGAGGCATAGGCTCTTGGAGTGGCTCAGGCTCAGTGAAGCAGGGTGGAGGCTGGAGTGGCAGTAAGCAGGAGACCTCAGCTGAGCCTACAGGCTGGGAAGAGCCCTCCCCACCTTCAATCCGACGTAAAATGGAGATAGATGATGGGACTTCTGCTTGGGGCGACCCTGGTACCTATAGCAAGGCAGTCAACCTGTGGGACAGGAACAATCCCGGAATGTCCCAGGCTAAATCTACCACTGGAGGCAATAACCCCCCAGGCCCCAGCAATAACCATCCCCACTCTCACAATCACCCCTACCACGGGCCACCTGCACCTTTACAAAATCATACCCAAAACTCCCAAAACCCAGGCCCCACCAGTGGGCCTATGGAACCTGTTGTGCAACACCAGTCCGGGCCATCCCACAACAGGGGTCCCCTTATAGCTCAAG GTTGGGGAGAGCTACCCGGCTCCCACACAAAATCAGAGAGCTCATGGGGGGAGCCTGCACCCTCTGCGGTCAGCGTGGACAACGGTACGTCTGCCTGGGGAAAACCTACTGGGAGCTGTGGGGGCTGGGGAGACAGCAACCCAGACAGCTATGGTAGGGGCAACCCAACTATGCCATCTGCATCTTGCAAACCTG CCCCCAAACCTATGCAAGACGGatggggaggtggaggtgaagaGCTAAGCCTGTCGGGGGGACAGTGGGATGCTGAGGAGGGAGACATGTGGAACAACACTGCCTCCCAGGAGAGCAACTCCTCCTGTAACTCTTGGGGCAATGCATCCAAAAAGGGCCCACAGAAG GGGAAGGTACCTGGGAAGCAGGAAGACACCTGGATCATGAATCGTCTTAtcaaacagctgacagacatgGGCTTCCCT aGGGATCCAGCAGAGGAGGCTCTGAAGAGCAACAACATGAACCTGGACCAGGCCATGAGTGCCCTGCTGGAGAAGAAGACAGAGCTGGACAAGCGGGGGATGGGGATAGCTGGCCACGACTACAACAACGGGCTCATCAACAAGCCCATGAGCTGCCCACGGCCTCCGCTTCTTTCCAAAGACCCCTCAGCGGACCCCCGCTTGCCCTTCATGGATAAG CAGATGCAGAGTGGAATgtttggtggtggtggagcAGCACAAGCCCGGGCCATGCAGCAGCCGCAGCCGCCTCCTCAGCCGCCAGTGCCACCTCTCAGCTCCTCTCAGCCTAGTCTCCGTGCTCAAGTGCCTCAGTTTCTCTCCCCTCAg GTTCAAGCACAGCTCTTACAGTTTGCAGCAAAAAATATTGGTCTGAATCCTGCACTTTTAACCTCACCAATAAACCCTCAACAAATGACCCTTCTGAATCAACTTTACCAGCTGCAACTG GCATACCAGCGTTTACAAATTCAGCAGCAGATGTTACAGGCGCAGCGCAACGTTTCTGGCCCCATTCGACAACAAGAGCAGCAA GTTGCACGTACAATCAATAACATGCAGCAGCAGATCCAACAGCACCAGCGTCAGCTGGCCCAGGCCCTGCTAATGAAGCAACAGCAGccacccccctcccattctGGCCTGCATCCTGGTGGGGTCAAATCCACCCTGGATTCATTTCCAGGTCACCCCCAGGCTCCAGGCCTCCCTGACCTGCAGACCAAAGAGCCGCAGTCATCTAACACCTACAGCCCCTACTCTCTCT CTGGACTGAATccaaacatgaatgtaaactgCATGGATGTGGGGAGTCTGTCTATGAAGGACCCTCCCCAGCCCCAATCGCGCCTGTCGCAGTGGACGCACCCCAACTCCATCGAAAGCCTCTCTGGAACCTCCTCTCCTCTAGAACCCAACTTGAGCAAGCATG GTGCCAACCTGGGCCCCCCTGGTAAGCCTCCTCAGCTGGAGGACTCTTACAGCCCCTACAACCTGATGTCCAGCTCTGAGTCTCCTACCAGCCCCCTGGTCCCCCCAGACAGCTGGGGGCAGGGAAAGAGCAGCAGTGACAAGATGGCCAATGGGACCAATATCAACTGGCCACCAG agTTCTGCCCTGGTGTACCATGGAAGGGCCTCCAGAATATCGACCCCGAGACTGACCCCAACGTGACCCCCGGCAGTGTCCCGAGTGGGCCCACCATCAACACCAACATCCAAGATGTCAACCGCTACCTGCTGCGAGATAGGAGTGGAG GCTCCTCTCCCACTTCATCTCAGAACGAGGCTCTGCCTCCCTCCACTGATTGGCCAGTCAGTGCCTACACTAGCTCGTTCAGTCTGTCGTCCCCGGAGACAGACGATGCAG GTAAACTGTCAGAGATGAAATCTACTTGGTCTCCAGGCCCTATTTCTCACAGCCAGGCTTCGCTGTCCCACGAGCTGTGGAAGGTCCCACAGGGCCCCCGGAGCAGCACCACGGCCCCTTCCCGCCCCCCGCCTGGCCTCACAAACACCAAGCCCTCCTCAACCTGGGGTGGCAACTCTCTGGGTCTGGCCCAAGGCTGGAGCAGCTCTTACACCACAG CAGGTACCACATGGAGTACAGACAGCTCCACCAGGACCAGCAGTTGGCTGGTTCTGAGGAATCTTACTCCACAG ATTGATGGTTCAACGCTGCGTACGTTGTGCATGCAGCACGGCCCCCTTATCACATTTCACCTCAACCTGACACAGGGCAACGCTGTGGTGCGCTACAGCTCCAAGGATGAAGCTGCCAAGGCTCAGAAGTCCCTGCACAT GTGCGTGCTCGGGAACACCACCATTCTGGCAGAGTTTGCCGGGGAGGAGGAAGTGAATCGCTTCTTTGCACAGGGCCAGTCACTTGGCGGAACAACCAGCTGGCAGGCCAATCCAGGCACCAATCAGACAAGGATGGGTGGGACCGGGTCTGGAGCCTCTCACCCCATTGGTCACTCACCCCACTGGAACAACAAcaacggcagcagcagcagcagcagtagcggTGGGCTGGGAGCAGGCGGAGCAAAGACAGGCGGAGAACTCCTTTGGGGTGGTGTGCAGCAGTACTCCAGCCTGTGGGGACCCCCAAGTGGAGAGGAGGGACGTGTTATGGGGAGTCCCACCCCAATCAATACGCTGCTGCCTGGGGACCTGCTGAGTGGGGAGTCCATGTAG
- the LOC122966301 gene encoding trinucleotide repeat-containing gene 6C protein-like isoform X2, with protein MEDKKKKKQEEKKKKEAAQKKATEQITKVPDSAKLDPAPPHPPVNPSVILSVPPSSGNGKRAPCGGQPQTAQQPQTLLQQRYPPREVPPRFRQQEHKQLLKRGQPLPSGTLPLITTGRPATTEPAAAVAIHSSPSCSSSSTASLPTELPPQSGQGAQYDNPLWGHLPANRSATSAATSTNISVWDQLIIDQKDTEAWPSITLSQSQAPPGGCPLDTDPGHLTSSSSSSSSSSSSSSSCSSSSSTASMATGANSQTGHFPANHLGSKVNSGPSPANHTGTSMHSSQVAVNRSWGSGPGPSHCPPQSSVGSEGKSDSPVGGGSRGWGSSSSSSTTNFNLNLNPNANPSAWPMLGHDGGGTGGGSSGGANTISPPQPTPNLCNPSGPPPAQTSTCTGANTNSNSSGIGSAWGSIMASDTSEPHPSPSTNVSFSSEPQNLKTDGPNHTNKQEPPSPIHNLPGWGGASVGLGSMGQHPPGAPQVNGEDGSSVWGNSGESKAPSSKEAPGWDSGWGHGGGGAGNSGGWGDKSSGDWGKKHTEEAQGGWDGPISPPQDSQASPWGRAVSTAGASEGSSDSMEGHSQFRDRSSRDNPAPPLPAQDLDPRVLCNTGWGQTPVRQHTSWDMDDTKRKNDVGAESWGSGPTTPSDAQGPTNTNMGPSQRTDSGSKNDVPASQGASRWGGSIAATNQPSSGWGEPPNNIKPPGGPGGWGNPPKGGPTTSIPKNSGQSWGEEKSKGWDDSHIKATSQGWGEQPKASHSWGNSGGSNKAGDWGEPEESKKSPTNPGWEGESGGWKENPRSWGMPASGPGISGAGGNGGWGEPVCQHPSGPSQSWGGKPQDGPSGSSGGGIGSWSGSGSVKQGGGWSGSKQETSAEPTGWEEPSPPSIRRKMEIDDGTSAWGDPGTYSKAVNLWDRNNPGMSQAKSTTGGNNPPGPSNNHPHSHNHPYHGPPAPLQNHTQNSQNPGPTSGPMEPVVQHQSGPSHNRGPLIAQGWGELPGSHTKSESSWGEPAPSAVSVDNGTSAWGKPTGSCGGWGDSNPDSYGRGNPTMPSASCKPAPKPMQDGWGGGGEELSLSGGQWDAEEGDMWNNTASQESNSSCNSWGNASKKGPQKGKVPGKQEDTWIMNRLIKQLTDMGFPRDPAEEALKSNNMNLDQAMSALLEKKTELDKRGMGIAGHDYNNGLINKPMSCPRPPLLSKDPSADPRLPFMDKQMQSGMFGGGGAAQARAMQQPQPPPQPPVPPLSSSQPSLRAQVPQFLSPQVQAQLLQFAAKNIGLNPALLTSPINPQQMTLLNQLYQLQLAYQRLQIQQQMLQAQRNVSGPIRQQEQQVARTINNMQQQIQQHQRQLAQALLMKQQQPPPSHSGLHPGGVKSTLDSFPGHPQAPGLPDLQTKEPQSSNTYSPYSLSGLNPNMNVNCMDVGSLSMKDPPQPQSRLSQWTHPNSIESLSGTSSPLEPNLSKHGANLGPPGKPPQLEDSYSPYNLMSSSESPTSPLVPPDSWGQGKSSSDKMANGTNINWPPEFCPGVPWKGLQNIDPETDPNVTPGSVPSGPTINTNIQDVNRYLLRDRSGGKLSEMKSTWSPGPISHSQASLSHELWKVPQGPRSSTTAPSRPPPGLTNTKPSSTWGGNSLGLAQGWSSSYTTAGTTWSTDSSTRTSSWLVLRNLTPQIDGSTLRTLCMQHGPLITFHLNLTQGNAVVRYSSKDEAAKAQKSLHMCVLGNTTILAEFAGEEEVNRFFAQGQSLGGTTSWQANPGTNQTRMGGTGSGASHPIGHSPHWNNNNGSSSSSSSGGLGAGGAKTGGELLWGGVQQYSSLWGPPSGEEGRVMGSPTPINTLLPGDLLSGESM; from the exons AACTGCCCCCACAGAGTGGCCAGGGAGCCCAGTATGATAATCCCCTTTGGGGACACCTGCCAGCCAACAGGAGTGCCACAAGTGCTGCAACTTCCACCAATATCAGTGTCTGGGATCAACTGATCATTGACCAGAAGGACACAGAGGCTTGGCCTTCTATTACTCTTAGCCAGAGCCAGGCCCCTCCAGGAGGATGCCCTTTGGACACTGACCCGGGTCAcctgaccagcagcagcagcagcagcagcagcagcagcagcagcagtagtagttgtagtagtagtagtagtacagCGAGTATGGCCACAGGGGCCAATAGCCAGACAGGCCACTTTCCTGCCAACCATCTGGGAAGCAAGGTCAACAGTGGGCCCAGCCCTGCCAATCATACTGGAACCAGTATGCACTCTAGCCAGGTTGCAGTCAATCGCAGCTGGGGCTCTGGGCCTGGGCCCTCCCACTGCCCCCCTCAGTCCTCAGTGGGGAGTGAAGGGAAGAGTGACAGCCCAGTGGGAGGAGGCAGCAGAGGGTGGGGctcttcttcatcatcctccaCCACCAACTTTAACTTGAACTTGAACCCTAATGCCAACCCATCTGCCTGGCCCATGTTGGGGCATGATGGGGGTGGCACAGGGGGAGGCAGCTCAGGGGGAGCCAACACCATTTCACCTCCTCAACCTACACCCAACCTCTGTAACCCCTCTGGCCCCCCACCAGCCCAGACCAGCACCTGTACCGGAGCCAACACTAACAGCAACTCCTCGGGGATTGGCAGCGCCTGGGGTAGCATAATGGCCTCTGACACCTCAGAGCCACACCCCTCCCCGTCCACGAATGTGTCTTTCAGTTCAGAACCTCAGAACCTTAAAACTGATGGACCAAATCACACTAATAAGCAGGAACCCCCCAGCCCCATCCACAACTTGCCTGGCTGGGGTGGTGCATCTGTAGGCTTGGGCTCCATGGGCCAGCACCCACCAGGGGCCCCACAAGTCAATGGAGAAGATGGTAGCTCAGTATGGGGTAACAGTGGCGAATCAAAGGCACCTTCATCTAAGGAGGCACCTGGCTGGGACTCTGGCTGGGGCCAtggaggaggtggagcaggAAACTCTGGAGGCTGGGGTGACAAGTCCAGTGGAGACTGGGGGAAGAAGCACACTGAAGAGGCCCAGGGAGGCTGGGATGGCCCCATCTCTCCTCCCCAGGATTCACAGGCTAGTCCTTGGGGCAGAGCAGTGAGCACAGCTGGTGCCAGTGAAGGGAGCAGTGACAGCATGGAAGGACATTCCCAGTTCAGAGACCGCTCGTCCAGAGATAATCCAGCTCCGCCTCTGCCTGCCCAGGATCTGGACCCAAGGGTGCTGTGTAACACTGGCTGGGGACAGACCCCTGTTCGCCAGCACACCTCCTGGGACATGGACGATACTAAACGCAAGAATGATGTAGGTGCTGAATCATGGGGCTCTGGCCCAACCACTCCAAGCGATGCCCAGGGGCCCACCAACACTAACATGGGCCCCTCTCAGAGGACCGATTCTGGGAGCAAAAATGATGTGCCTGCTTCTCAGGGAGCTTCACGTTGGGGAGGGAGCATAGCTGCTACCAACCAGCCCAGCTCTGGTTGGGGTGAGCCACCCAACAACATTAAGCCCCCAGGTGGCCCTGGTGGCTGGGGGAATCCACCAAAAGGAGGCCCCACCACCAGTATACCCAAGAATAGTGGTCAGTCCTGGGGAGAAGAGAAGTCAAAAGGGTGGGATGATTCTCACATCAAGGCAACATCCCAGGGTTGGGGAGAGCAACCCAAAGCATCCCACAGCTGGGGCAATAGTGGAGGGAGCAATAAAGCAGGGGACTGGGGAGAACCAGAAGAGAGCAAAAAAAGTCCTACCAACCCTGGCTGGGAGGGAGAATCGGGAGGCTGGAAGGAAAACCCACGAAGCTGGGGAATGCCTGCTTCAGGACCTGGAATATCTGGAGCTGGAGGAAATGGGGGCTGGGGAGAGCCAGTTTGCCAGCATCCCAGTGGCCCTTCCCAAAGTTGGGGGGGCAAGCCTCAGGACGGGCCCAGTGGTAGCAGTGGAGGAGGCATAGGCTCTTGGAGTGGCTCAGGCTCAGTGAAGCAGGGTGGAGGCTGGAGTGGCAGTAAGCAGGAGACCTCAGCTGAGCCTACAGGCTGGGAAGAGCCCTCCCCACCTTCAATCCGACGTAAAATGGAGATAGATGATGGGACTTCTGCTTGGGGCGACCCTGGTACCTATAGCAAGGCAGTCAACCTGTGGGACAGGAACAATCCCGGAATGTCCCAGGCTAAATCTACCACTGGAGGCAATAACCCCCCAGGCCCCAGCAATAACCATCCCCACTCTCACAATCACCCCTACCACGGGCCACCTGCACCTTTACAAAATCATACCCAAAACTCCCAAAACCCAGGCCCCACCAGTGGGCCTATGGAACCTGTTGTGCAACACCAGTCCGGGCCATCCCACAACAGGGGTCCCCTTATAGCTCAAG GTTGGGGAGAGCTACCCGGCTCCCACACAAAATCAGAGAGCTCATGGGGGGAGCCTGCACCCTCTGCGGTCAGCGTGGACAACGGTACGTCTGCCTGGGGAAAACCTACTGGGAGCTGTGGGGGCTGGGGAGACAGCAACCCAGACAGCTATGGTAGGGGCAACCCAACTATGCCATCTGCATCTTGCAAACCTG CCCCCAAACCTATGCAAGACGGatggggaggtggaggtgaagaGCTAAGCCTGTCGGGGGGACAGTGGGATGCTGAGGAGGGAGACATGTGGAACAACACTGCCTCCCAGGAGAGCAACTCCTCCTGTAACTCTTGGGGCAATGCATCCAAAAAGGGCCCACAGAAG GGGAAGGTACCTGGGAAGCAGGAAGACACCTGGATCATGAATCGTCTTAtcaaacagctgacagacatgGGCTTCCCT aGGGATCCAGCAGAGGAGGCTCTGAAGAGCAACAACATGAACCTGGACCAGGCCATGAGTGCCCTGCTGGAGAAGAAGACAGAGCTGGACAAGCGGGGGATGGGGATAGCTGGCCACGACTACAACAACGGGCTCATCAACAAGCCCATGAGCTGCCCACGGCCTCCGCTTCTTTCCAAAGACCCCTCAGCGGACCCCCGCTTGCCCTTCATGGATAAG CAGATGCAGAGTGGAATgtttggtggtggtggagcAGCACAAGCCCGGGCCATGCAGCAGCCGCAGCCGCCTCCTCAGCCGCCAGTGCCACCTCTCAGCTCCTCTCAGCCTAGTCTCCGTGCTCAAGTGCCTCAGTTTCTCTCCCCTCAg GTTCAAGCACAGCTCTTACAGTTTGCAGCAAAAAATATTGGTCTGAATCCTGCACTTTTAACCTCACCAATAAACCCTCAACAAATGACCCTTCTGAATCAACTTTACCAGCTGCAACTG GCATACCAGCGTTTACAAATTCAGCAGCAGATGTTACAGGCGCAGCGCAACGTTTCTGGCCCCATTCGACAACAAGAGCAGCAA GTTGCACGTACAATCAATAACATGCAGCAGCAGATCCAACAGCACCAGCGTCAGCTGGCCCAGGCCCTGCTAATGAAGCAACAGCAGccacccccctcccattctGGCCTGCATCCTGGTGGGGTCAAATCCACCCTGGATTCATTTCCAGGTCACCCCCAGGCTCCAGGCCTCCCTGACCTGCAGACCAAAGAGCCGCAGTCATCTAACACCTACAGCCCCTACTCTCTCT CTGGACTGAATccaaacatgaatgtaaactgCATGGATGTGGGGAGTCTGTCTATGAAGGACCCTCCCCAGCCCCAATCGCGCCTGTCGCAGTGGACGCACCCCAACTCCATCGAAAGCCTCTCTGGAACCTCCTCTCCTCTAGAACCCAACTTGAGCAAGCATG GTGCCAACCTGGGCCCCCCTGGTAAGCCTCCTCAGCTGGAGGACTCTTACAGCCCCTACAACCTGATGTCCAGCTCTGAGTCTCCTACCAGCCCCCTGGTCCCCCCAGACAGCTGGGGGCAGGGAAAGAGCAGCAGTGACAAGATGGCCAATGGGACCAATATCAACTGGCCACCAG agTTCTGCCCTGGTGTACCATGGAAGGGCCTCCAGAATATCGACCCCGAGACTGACCCCAACGTGACCCCCGGCAGTGTCCCGAGTGGGCCCACCATCAACACCAACATCCAAGATGTCAACCGCTACCTGCTGCGAGATAGGAGTGGAG GTAAACTGTCAGAGATGAAATCTACTTGGTCTCCAGGCCCTATTTCTCACAGCCAGGCTTCGCTGTCCCACGAGCTGTGGAAGGTCCCACAGGGCCCCCGGAGCAGCACCACGGCCCCTTCCCGCCCCCCGCCTGGCCTCACAAACACCAAGCCCTCCTCAACCTGGGGTGGCAACTCTCTGGGTCTGGCCCAAGGCTGGAGCAGCTCTTACACCACAG CAGGTACCACATGGAGTACAGACAGCTCCACCAGGACCAGCAGTTGGCTGGTTCTGAGGAATCTTACTCCACAG ATTGATGGTTCAACGCTGCGTACGTTGTGCATGCAGCACGGCCCCCTTATCACATTTCACCTCAACCTGACACAGGGCAACGCTGTGGTGCGCTACAGCTCCAAGGATGAAGCTGCCAAGGCTCAGAAGTCCCTGCACAT GTGCGTGCTCGGGAACACCACCATTCTGGCAGAGTTTGCCGGGGAGGAGGAAGTGAATCGCTTCTTTGCACAGGGCCAGTCACTTGGCGGAACAACCAGCTGGCAGGCCAATCCAGGCACCAATCAGACAAGGATGGGTGGGACCGGGTCTGGAGCCTCTCACCCCATTGGTCACTCACCCCACTGGAACAACAAcaacggcagcagcagcagcagcagtagcggTGGGCTGGGAGCAGGCGGAGCAAAGACAGGCGGAGAACTCCTTTGGGGTGGTGTGCAGCAGTACTCCAGCCTGTGGGGACCCCCAAGTGGAGAGGAGGGACGTGTTATGGGGAGTCCCACCCCAATCAATACGCTGCTGCCTGGGGACCTGCTGAGTGGGGAGTCCATGTAG